A stretch of the Lineus longissimus chromosome 12, tnLinLong1.2, whole genome shotgun sequence genome encodes the following:
- the LOC135497379 gene encoding uncharacterized protein LOC135497379, whose amino-acid sequence MSLLAIFFLFSTVLQYGECTCTSRDTRCEFWLVVEARMTMTYKKTSFLTQGVDGQLYFVNTSISTDPVAIDDVITTDGYSENKLVYVINGTSPGPEIAVYENQEVIVHVRNKLPAEMLSLHWHGIHQIGTPWMDGVAFITQWPILPGGTFTYRFKANPAGTHWYHSHVEFQRSMGIYGAFVVHRREEAHVSDETRTMILTDFNHFDTERVSFAKWTYGLFHAGVQYVSPPGGDGLSYGWYQVHSGLINGRGRYFDHGTGKSNGAPLSRIDVTRDSIVRIRVINAAALLPFRFSIEAHNLTIIASDGIDMIPIDADALLIYPGETYDVIIHTSRVSGNYKISGRILISGKPILAEGILHYKDGPVEYHLKDGDISPCQNRSCVYFNCPMQDFQLLEPRATCIAIDQAKILKPVMPVAPPNVNYSTYFLNFAYPHEGTAYLGGSVNSRVFEMPHEPPLLTGKIASQCDHCEGGDTVCRCTNILEVAKGEAVRIVLLNAGQGAGSVHPIHLHGHFFEVLKLGYGVLNDTGKSVTHSSDIDCRSELPARETYCSNATWADPSWFDSIPDANPNPVVKDTVIVPSGGYAVIQFMADNPGYWFFHCHQEIHSADGIALILVEGKEHIGQLPDDITHCGAHGDFRNPEEFVSLDTFTTVTGILSGLIVLLLVAVLGCYCRREQKRGLKEVPSHYTELAVMKGEDEQPEHTN is encoded by the exons ATGTCGTTATTGGCAATTTTCTTTCTGTTTTCCACTGTTCTCCAATATGGCGAATGCACGTGCACATCACGTGACACACGTTGCGAGTTCTGGTTGGTTGTCGAAGCGAGAATGACAATGACGTATAAAAAGACATCATTCCTCACACAAGGCGTTGATGGACAGCTTTATTTCGTAAATACAAGCATCTCGACAGATCCGGTggcaattgatgacgtcattacaacTGATGGCTACTCAGAAAACAAACTAGTGTACGTCATAAATGGTACTTCCCCAGGTCCTGAGATTGCTGTGTACGAAAATCAAGAAGTTATCGTTCATGTTCGAAACAAGCTCCCCGCAGAGATGCTGTCCTTGCATTGGCATGGTATACACCAGATAGGAACCCCGTGGATGGATGGAGTGGCTTTTATCACACAATGGCCTATACTGCCAGGGGGGACGTTTACGTATAGATTCAAAGCAAATCCTGCCGGTACACATTGGTACCACTCACACGTTGAGTTCCAGAGATCAATGGGGATATACGGAGCATTTGTCGTTCATCGCCGCGAGGAGGCGCACGTTTCCGATGAAACAAGGACCATGATATTGACAGATTTTAACCATTTCGACACTGAGCGGGTTTCATTTGCAAAATGGACATACGGCTTGTTCCATGCCGGTGTTCAGTATGTGTCGCCCCCTGGTGGAGACGGTCTAAGTTACGGCTGGTATCAAGTCCATTCCGGCCTCATTAACGGCAGGGGGCGCTATTTCGATCACGGGACTGGCAAGAGCAATGGCGCCCCTCTGTCACGGATCGACGTCACGCGAGATTCTATTGTGAGGATACGCGTCATCAACGCCGCGGCATTGCTTCCTTTTCGTTTTTCAATCGAGGCACATAACCTAACTATAATTGCCAGTGATGGAATTGACATGATACCAATTGACGCAGACGCGCTCCTGATCTACCCAGGCGAGACATATGACGTCATAATTCACACATCGAGGGTTTctggaaattacaaaatatCTGGTAGGATCCTAATAAGTGGCAAACCAATCCTGGCTGAGGGCATCCTCCACTACAAGGATGGCCCAGTTGAATACCACCTTAAAGATGGCGATATTTCACCCTGCCAGAACAGATCATGCGTATACTTCAACTGCCCAATGCAGGACTTTCAATTGTTGGAACCTCGTGCAACATGCATTGCCATTGACCAAGCAAAAATCCTAAAACCAGTGATGCCAGTGGCACCGCCTAACGTCAATTATTCAACCTATTTCCTGAACTTCGCCTACCCACACGAAGGGACGGCTTACCTGGGAGGATCGGTTAATTCGAGAGTGTTCGAGATGCCTCACGAACCGCCCCTGTTGACAGGCAAAATTGCAAGCCAATGCGACCACTGTGAAGGCGGAGATACCGTATGTCgatgcacaaatatcttagaAGTGGCGAAGGGAGAAGCGGTGCGTATTGTTCTCCTGAACGCTGGGCAAGGTGCAGGGTCAGTTCACCCAATCCACCTTCATGGTCACTTCTTCGAAGTTCTAAAACTCGGGTACGGGGTCCTAAATGATACCGGGAAGAGCGTGACGCATTCATCAGACATAGATTGCAGATCCGAACTACCAGCACGCGAGACATATTGTTCGAACGCGACTTGGGCTGACCCGAGTTGGTTCGATTCCATACCCGACGCTAATCCGAACCCGGTGGTGAAAGATACAGTCATAGTGCCCTCTGGCGGTTATGCGGTGATTCAATTCATGGCGGACAATCCGGGATACTGGTTTTTCCATTGTCACCAGGAGATTCATTCGGCTGATGGTATTGCTTTGATTCTGGTGGAGGGTAAGGAGCACATTGGGCAACTACCTGACGATATCACGCATTGTGGAGCGCACGGAGATTTCCGGAACCCTGAAG AGTTTGTCTCGCTAGATACCTTCACGACAGTGACAGGCATCTTGTCGGGCCTGATCGTCCTCCTACTGGTCGCAGTGTTAGGCTGCTACTGCCGGAGAGAACAGAAGAGGGGACTCAAGGAAGTGCCGAGTCATTATACAGAATTGGCAGTGATGAAAGGTGAAGATGAACAACCAGAACACACAAACTGA